One window of the Staphylococcus equorum genome contains the following:
- the moaC gene encoding cyclic pyranopterin monophosphate synthase MoaC, whose amino-acid sequence MSEFTHINEQGNAKMVDVSEKNITKRTAIAHSSITVNPEIHQQIVDHTNKKGNVLNTAQIAGIMAAKNTADIIPMCHPLPLTGIDVEFQWQKNTQSFTLNIQATVSTTGKTGVEMEALTAATAVALTVYDMTKALDKGMVIGETYLLSKSGGKSGDFERKA is encoded by the coding sequence TTGTCTGAATTTACACATATTAATGAACAGGGCAATGCTAAAATGGTAGATGTTTCTGAAAAAAATATTACGAAACGTACTGCAATCGCACATTCAAGCATTACCGTAAACCCAGAAATCCATCAACAAATTGTTGATCATACAAATAAAAAAGGAAATGTTCTTAATACTGCACAAATTGCAGGTATTATGGCAGCTAAAAACACTGCTGATATTATTCCAATGTGTCATCCTTTACCACTAACAGGTATTGATGTTGAATTTCAGTGGCAGAAGAATACGCAATCTTTCACTTTGAATATCCAAGCAACTGTGTCTACTACTGGAAAAACAGGTGTCGAAATGGAAGCATTAACTGCTGCAACTGCTGTAGCACTTACTGTATATGATATGACAAAAGCTTTAGACAAAGGTATGGTTATTGGCGAAACTTATTTACTATCTAAATCAGGTGGTAAATCTGGTGATTTTGAACGAAAAGCATAG
- the modB gene encoding molybdate ABC transporter permease subunit: MVDVTPFWISLKVAVISTIIVTFIGIVVSRWLYKRHGFIARILESIIILPIVLPPTVMGFILLIVFSPRSFVGAFFTDVLNLPVVFTLTGAVIASVIVSFPLMYQHTVQGFRSIDNKMLNTARTMGASENKIFFKLILPLSKRPILSGIMMSFARAIGEFGATLMVAGYIPNKTNTLPLEIYFLVEQGKENQAWLWVIVLVAFAITVIGTINVLNKDRYREVD; the protein is encoded by the coding sequence ATGGTAGATGTTACACCATTTTGGATATCACTCAAAGTAGCTGTTATTAGTACAATCATCGTTACTTTTATTGGTATCGTTGTTTCAAGATGGTTGTATAAACGACATGGTTTTATTGCTAGAATCTTAGAAAGTATAATTATTTTACCTATTGTATTACCACCAACTGTTATGGGATTTATTTTATTAATTGTCTTTTCACCTAGAAGTTTTGTTGGTGCATTTTTTACAGATGTATTAAATTTACCAGTAGTTTTTACGCTGACTGGAGCAGTTATTGCATCTGTGATTGTGAGTTTTCCATTGATGTATCAACATACTGTTCAAGGGTTTCGGAGTATAGATAATAAAATGCTCAATACTGCACGAACGATGGGTGCAAGTGAAAACAAGATATTTTTCAAATTAATTTTACCATTGTCCAAGCGTCCGATATTATCAGGAATTATGATGAGCTTTGCCCGAGCAATAGGGGAATTTGGTGCGACACTGATGGTTGCTGGTTACATACCTAATAAAACGAATACGTTACCTTTAGAAATATACTTTTTAGTAGAACAAGGTAAAGAAAATCAAGCGTGGTTGTGGGTGATTGTCCTTGTCGCATTTGCGATTACAGTAATTGGCACAATCAATGTGTTGAATAAAGACCGTTATCGGGAGGTAGATTAA
- the modA gene encoding molybdate ABC transporter substrate-binding protein — protein MKIKYLIVMFMTLCLVLAGCSNGNSKSKNDSNSDGNEKKQELHISAAASLTDATKELKRAFEADHKDANVTFNYGGSGSLRQQIEKGAPVDVFMSANKKDVDALQDKDKAQNTYEYAKNKLVLIGAKDSNYKSVESLQEGDKLAIGEVNSVPAGKYAQQYLKDNGLYEQVKPNLVFAKDVRQVLNYVEKGNAQLGYVYKTDLYQSQQNGESHVKEIDAADLKQPIVYKAATTSDKQLAKAWIDFLKTDQAKEILEKYQFEA, from the coding sequence ATGAAAATAAAATATTTAATCGTAATGTTTATGACGCTATGTCTAGTATTAGCAGGGTGTTCAAATGGAAACAGTAAGAGCAAAAACGATAGCAATTCTGATGGAAATGAAAAAAAACAAGAACTACATATTTCAGCAGCAGCAAGTCTGACTGACGCAACTAAAGAATTGAAACGAGCATTTGAAGCAGATCATAAAGATGCAAATGTTACATTTAATTATGGTGGGTCTGGTTCATTAAGACAACAGATTGAAAAAGGTGCACCTGTAGATGTATTTATGTCAGCAAACAAGAAAGACGTTGATGCATTACAAGATAAAGATAAAGCACAAAATACATATGAATACGCTAAAAATAAACTCGTACTTATTGGTGCCAAGGACAGTAATTATAAATCGGTTGAATCTCTACAAGAAGGCGATAAATTAGCCATTGGTGAGGTTAATTCTGTGCCAGCGGGGAAATACGCTCAGCAATATTTAAAAGATAACGGTTTATACGAACAAGTGAAACCTAATTTAGTATTTGCTAAAGATGTGCGACAAGTACTAAACTATGTTGAAAAAGGTAATGCGCAATTAGGGTATGTGTATAAAACTGACTTATATCAAAGCCAGCAAAATGGCGAGAGTCATGTTAAAGAAATCGATGCAGCTGATTTAAAGCAACCCATTGTTTATAAAGCAGCGACAACATCAGATAAGCAGTTAGCTAAAGCATGGATTGACTTTCTTAAGACAGATCAAGCTAAAGAAATATTAGAAAAATATCAATTTGAAGCATAG
- the galT gene encoding UDP-glucose--hexose-1-phosphate uridylyltransferase yields the protein MLLNQQLVQQFVSQAISYGDYEEEDSIYIQNQLLRNLNAKGIDDSAVSELNKDATANEITQYWIRQAVSENCIEDALYSKEIVEAQILDLITPRPSVIDRKFNEAYKESPEAATDYFYDIAKRNHYVKEDAIANNINYDVATEYGDIEVTINLSKPEKDAKQIAKAKEAPATAYPKCALCIENEGFKGSVLQAARTNHRVIRLNLNGEKWGFQFSPYAYFAEHSIVLSKQHVPMEINKNTFINLLDFIDQFPHYFIGSNADIPLVGGSILSHNHYQTGRHVFPMDNAAEINQFTIANYPSVQASTLNWPMSVIRLKGDNREQLIEAATYVMTQWNQYSDDSVDIKAFSINGERHHTITPIARYREQQYELDIVLRDNQTSEQFPDGIFHPHKDVQHIKKENIGLIEVMGTAILPGRLKQELQQVKDYLLDKTQIDLGIHQQWAEEMKQSYDINVNNVDEVVDKEVGFKFKRVLEDAGVFKNTEQGHHAFKRFIEQL from the coding sequence ATGTTATTAAATCAACAATTAGTACAACAATTTGTATCACAAGCAATTTCGTATGGTGATTATGAAGAAGAAGATAGCATTTATATTCAAAACCAGCTATTGCGTAATTTAAATGCAAAAGGTATTGATGATTCAGCAGTGTCTGAATTAAATAAAGATGCGACAGCAAATGAAATTACACAATATTGGATTCGCCAAGCTGTTAGTGAAAATTGTATTGAAGATGCATTATATAGTAAAGAAATTGTTGAAGCTCAAATTCTAGACTTAATTACACCACGCCCATCGGTAATTGACCGCAAGTTTAACGAAGCATATAAAGAGTCACCAGAAGCGGCTACAGATTATTTTTATGACATAGCTAAACGTAATCACTATGTCAAAGAAGATGCAATTGCGAATAATATTAATTATGATGTTGCTACTGAATACGGAGATATTGAAGTCACGATTAATCTATCAAAACCTGAAAAAGATGCAAAACAAATTGCAAAAGCGAAAGAAGCACCAGCTACCGCTTATCCGAAATGTGCATTATGCATAGAAAATGAAGGATTCAAAGGCTCAGTGCTACAAGCTGCAAGAACAAATCACCGCGTCATTCGCTTAAATTTAAATGGTGAAAAGTGGGGCTTCCAATTTTCGCCATATGCCTATTTTGCTGAACATAGTATTGTGTTATCTAAACAACATGTCCCTATGGAAATCAATAAAAATACTTTCATTAATTTGTTAGATTTTATAGATCAATTTCCTCATTATTTTATTGGGTCTAACGCGGATATACCTCTTGTGGGTGGATCAATTTTATCGCACAATCATTATCAAACTGGAAGACATGTATTTCCGATGGATAACGCTGCTGAAATAAATCAATTTACTATTGCTAATTATCCATCAGTTCAAGCTAGCACTTTAAATTGGCCAATGAGTGTTATTCGTTTGAAAGGCGACAATAGAGAGCAACTGATTGAAGCAGCTACTTATGTCATGACACAATGGAATCAATATTCGGATGATAGTGTGGATATTAAAGCATTTAGCATTAATGGTGAACGTCATCATACGATTACACCAATCGCAAGATATAGGGAACAACAATATGAATTAGACATTGTCTTAAGAGACAATCAAACTTCAGAACAATTCCCTGATGGCATCTTCCATCCACATAAAGACGTGCAACATATTAAGAAAGAAAATATAGGTCTAATTGAAGTAATGGGAACTGCTATATTACCAGGGCGACTAAAACAAGAATTACAACAAGTTAAAGATTATTTATTAGATAAAACTCAAATAGATTTAGGAATACATCAACAATGGGCTGAAGAAATGAAACAATCATATGATATTAATGTAAATAATGTCGATGAAGTTGTAGATAAAGAAGTAGGATTTAAATTCAAACGTGTATTAGAAGATGCTGGCGTATTTAAGAATACAGAACAAGGTCATCACGCGTTTAAACGCTTTATTGAACAACTATAA
- a CDS encoding galactokinase, producing the protein MLQAMHDKFETLFGVKAEVSAFAPGRINLIGEHTDYNGGYVFPAAIELGTYGLATKRDDKLIQLYSNNFEEVGMITFTLDELEFETAHDWANYPKGVVKYLSEQFSDIDHGFNILVEGNIPNGASLSSSASIELLTGWLIKQLFTLDLERLALIKIGQRVENKFIGVNSGIMDQFIIGMGKAEQAILLDTATLEFDYVPAKFGDYVISIMNTNKRRSLTESKYNERRAQCESALASLQQALDIASLGELSLEQFEQHQDLIEDEVKRRRARHAVSENERTKKAHRALAENNFNQFGKLLNESHTSLKEDYEVTGIELDTLAETAQQVDGVLGARMTGAGFAGCAIALVHKDSVKQLENEVSKQYIERIGYAPSFYHVGISDGVKSL; encoded by the coding sequence ATGTTACAAGCCATGCATGATAAGTTTGAAACTTTGTTTGGCGTTAAGGCTGAAGTCAGTGCTTTTGCTCCGGGACGCATTAATTTAATAGGCGAACATACGGATTACAACGGTGGGTATGTTTTTCCAGCTGCGATTGAGTTGGGTACATATGGCCTAGCTACAAAGCGAGATGATAAACTTATTCAACTTTATTCAAATAATTTTGAAGAGGTTGGTATGATTACATTTACGTTAGATGAATTAGAATTCGAAACGGCACATGATTGGGCAAATTATCCTAAAGGTGTAGTTAAATATTTAAGTGAACAATTCTCTGACATAGATCATGGTTTCAATATTTTAGTTGAAGGAAATATTCCAAATGGGGCAAGTTTGTCATCGTCAGCGTCTATTGAATTATTAACTGGCTGGCTCATTAAGCAGTTGTTTACTTTAGATTTAGAACGCTTAGCACTTATAAAAATTGGACAGCGTGTTGAAAATAAATTTATTGGTGTCAATTCAGGTATTATGGATCAATTTATTATTGGTATGGGTAAAGCTGAACAAGCAATATTACTAGATACTGCAACTTTAGAATTTGATTATGTACCTGCGAAATTTGGAGATTATGTCATATCAATTATGAATACGAACAAGCGACGTTCTCTTACAGAAAGTAAATATAATGAACGTAGAGCACAATGTGAGTCGGCATTAGCTTCGTTGCAACAAGCACTTGATATTGCATCATTAGGGGAGCTGTCATTAGAACAATTTGAACAGCATCAAGATCTTATTGAGGATGAAGTGAAGCGTCGTCGTGCAAGACACGCAGTTTCGGAGAATGAACGCACGAAAAAAGCACATCGAGCGTTAGCAGAAAATAACTTTAATCAATTTGGAAAGTTATTAAATGAATCTCACACATCATTAAAAGAAGATTATGAAGTTACAGGGATAGAATTAGATACATTAGCAGAAACAGCTCAGCAAGTTGATGGCGTGTTGGGAGCTAGAATGACTGGTGCTGGCTTCGCAGGTTGCGCAATTGCTTTAGTGCATAAAGATAGTGTAAAACAATTGGAAAATGAAGTTTCTAAACAATATATAGAGCGCATAGGTTACGCTCCGTCATTTTATCATGTGGGTATAAGTGATGGCGTTAAATCATTATAA
- the cudC gene encoding choline uptake/conversion transcriptional regulator CudC, which translates to MARSKDYEQLLEQAKDIVINSIGETMDLYGVNRSVGNLYGTMVFEQSNMTLDEMRYELQMSKPSMSAGVKRLQEFDGVKQEFVRGSRKQHFTAEKDFFTFFGNFFSQKWKREIKLNSEAIYKAESLLNPIIHSETATPEIIEEAQEILEQIEHSKLYYAWLSTLTDALNSGEIFDYFPIPENKL; encoded by the coding sequence ATGGCACGTTCAAAAGACTATGAACAACTATTGGAGCAAGCAAAAGATATCGTCATCAATTCAATTGGAGAAACGATGGATCTTTATGGAGTCAATCGTAGTGTAGGTAATCTATATGGCACGATGGTTTTTGAACAAAGTAATATGACACTAGATGAAATGCGTTATGAATTACAAATGAGTAAGCCCAGCATGAGTGCAGGTGTTAAAAGACTGCAAGAATTTGATGGCGTAAAACAAGAGTTTGTTCGAGGAAGTAGAAAACAACACTTTACTGCTGAAAAAGACTTTTTTACGTTTTTTGGAAACTTCTTTTCACAAAAATGGAAACGTGAAATCAAATTGAATTCAGAAGCAATATACAAAGCTGAATCTTTATTGAATCCCATTATTCATTCTGAAACTGCTACACCTGAAATCATAGAAGAAGCACAAGAAATTTTAGAGCAAATAGAACATTCTAAACTCTATTATGCTTGGCTATCTACTCTAACAGATGCGCTCAATTCAGGAGAAATATTTGACTATTTTCCAATTCCGGAAAATAAATTATAA
- the galE gene encoding UDP-glucose 4-epimerase GalE: MSVLVLGGAGYIGSHAVDQLIARGYNVIVVDNLGTGHRAAVHKEATFYEGDIRDKAFLDDVFNNESIEGVFHFCAYSLVGESVEKPLAYFNNNVHGLQVLLEVMYDHQVEHIIFSSTAAVYGEPDSVPITEEDSKTPTSPYGESKLMMEKMMHWSHEAYGVNYAALRYFNVAGAKENGAIGEDHRPETHLIPIVLEVALGQREHLTIFGDNYDTEDGSCIRDYLHVVDLIDAHILAYQHLQNGGASGAFNLGSSQGYSVFEILEAARTVTNEPIEAVVGERRAGDPSKLIASSDKAQQVLGWKPQHDNINDIINSAWQWHHQHPNGYQENVEG; encoded by the coding sequence ATGTCTGTTTTAGTTTTAGGTGGCGCTGGTTATATAGGAAGTCATGCGGTAGATCAGTTAATTGCAAGAGGATACAACGTTATTGTAGTAGATAATCTAGGTACAGGACATAGAGCAGCTGTGCATAAAGAAGCTACGTTTTATGAAGGAGACATTCGAGACAAAGCATTTTTAGATGATGTCTTTAATAACGAAAGCATCGAAGGTGTATTCCATTTTTGTGCTTATTCATTAGTTGGTGAATCTGTTGAAAAACCGTTAGCCTATTTCAATAATAATGTGCACGGATTACAAGTGTTATTAGAAGTCATGTATGACCATCAGGTAGAACATATTATTTTTTCTTCGACAGCTGCAGTTTATGGTGAGCCAGATTCAGTACCTATTACTGAGGAAGATTCTAAAACACCTACAAGTCCATATGGTGAAAGTAAATTGATGATGGAGAAAATGATGCACTGGAGTCATGAAGCATACGGGGTTAATTATGCAGCACTGCGTTATTTTAATGTTGCAGGTGCTAAAGAAAATGGCGCTATTGGTGAAGACCACCGTCCAGAGACACATCTTATACCAATTGTATTAGAAGTCGCACTTGGACAAAGAGAACACTTAACAATATTCGGTGATAATTATGATACAGAAGATGGGTCATGTATTCGTGATTATCTTCACGTCGTTGATTTAATAGATGCGCATATTTTGGCGTATCAACATTTACAAAACGGCGGAGCATCTGGTGCATTTAATTTAGGAAGCAGTCAAGGTTATTCGGTATTTGAAATTCTAGAAGCTGCAAGAACAGTAACAAATGAACCTATTGAAGCAGTAGTAGGAGAAAGAAGAGCAGGTGATCCAAGTAAATTAATCGCATCAAGTGATAAGGCGCAACAAGTGCTTGGCTGGAAACCACAGCACGATAACATTAATGATATTATTAATTCAGCGTGGCAATGGCATCATCAACATCCAAATGGATATCAAGAAAATGTGGAGGGTTAA
- a CDS encoding ATP-binding cassette domain-containing protein, protein MLKLHLEHALKNTQLHMKIQDIEPKIYAVKGPSGIGKTTILNIIAGLKSANKAYIEVNERILTDTPNNIDMKIQQRNIGYLFQDYQLFPNMDVYQNITFMAQPSEHIETLMHQLNIAHLKPQFPMRLSGGESQRVALARTLSTRPDLILLDEPFSSLDDTTKDESIQLVKRIFEEWQIPIIFVTHSNYEAEALAHEVINIE, encoded by the coding sequence TTGTTGAAATTACATTTAGAGCATGCGCTCAAAAACACGCAATTGCATATGAAGATACAAGATATTGAACCTAAAATTTATGCAGTTAAAGGTCCTTCCGGTATTGGTAAAACAACAATTTTAAATATTATAGCAGGATTGAAAAGTGCAAATAAGGCATATATAGAAGTTAATGAACGTATTTTAACTGATACGCCTAACAATATAGATATGAAAATTCAACAGCGTAATATTGGCTACTTATTTCAAGATTATCAATTGTTTCCTAATATGGATGTGTATCAGAATATAACTTTTATGGCGCAACCTTCTGAACATATAGAGACTTTGATGCATCAATTAAACATTGCGCATTTAAAGCCACAGTTTCCAATGAGACTGTCGGGTGGAGAATCCCAGCGTGTGGCATTAGCAAGAACATTAAGTACTAGACCAGATCTCATATTATTGGACGAACCATTTTCAAGCTTGGATGATACGACTAAAGATGAAAGTATTCAGTTAGTAAAGCGCATATTTGAAGAGTGGCAAATACCAATTATTTTTGTAACACATTCTAATTATGAAGCAGAGGCACTGGCTCATGAAGTGATTAATATTGAATGA
- a CDS encoding ThiF family adenylyltransferase, translating into MTKDRYSRQTLFKHIGPKGQDKIMQSHVLIVGVGALGTHLAESLVRAGVGTLTIVDRDYIEYSNLQRQTLFSESDALEGLPKVVAAKQKLLDIRQDLKIHSYIAHVNRQFLDDNAGSAQLILDATDNFETRQLINDFAFRKGIPWIYGGVVQSTYVEAAFIPGHTPCFNCLVPQLPAINMTCDTVGVIQPAVTMTTSLQMRDALKILTEQHVSTKVTYGDLWEGTHFTFGFSKLQRSDCKTCGCAPTYPHLNETKRQFASLCGRDTVQYENPNISQEILETFLTQQNIAYRRNPYMIHFEYNGYRIVSFKGGRLLIHGMTNPQQAITLINQLFG; encoded by the coding sequence GTGACAAAAGACCGCTATTCAAGACAAACGTTATTTAAACATATAGGTCCTAAAGGACAAGATAAAATCATGCAATCACACGTGCTCATTGTAGGCGTGGGGGCACTTGGTACGCATCTTGCTGAAAGTTTAGTTAGAGCAGGGGTTGGTACATTAACTATTGTAGACAGAGATTATATCGAATATAGTAATCTTCAAAGACAAACGTTATTTAGTGAATCGGATGCGTTGGAAGGTTTGCCAAAAGTTGTTGCTGCTAAACAAAAATTATTGGATATTAGACAAGATTTGAAGATTCATAGTTATATTGCACATGTAAATCGTCAGTTTTTAGATGACAATGCTGGTTCAGCTCAACTTATATTAGATGCAACAGATAACTTTGAAACGAGACAGTTAATTAATGATTTTGCTTTTCGAAAAGGCATACCGTGGATTTATGGTGGGGTAGTCCAAAGTACTTATGTAGAAGCTGCTTTTATTCCAGGACACACGCCATGTTTTAATTGCTTAGTGCCACAGTTACCAGCTATAAATATGACATGTGATACGGTAGGTGTAATTCAACCTGCAGTGACGATGACTACAAGTTTGCAGATGAGGGATGCGCTAAAAATTTTAACAGAACAACACGTTTCGACTAAAGTAACTTATGGAGATTTATGGGAAGGCACACACTTTACATTTGGATTTAGTAAACTACAACGGAGCGATTGCAAGACTTGTGGTTGCGCACCTACTTATCCACATTTAAATGAAACGAAACGACAGTTTGCTAGTTTGTGTGGTAGGGATACAGTGCAATACGAAAACCCTAATATTTCCCAGGAAATATTAGAAACATTTTTAACTCAGCAAAATATTGCCTATCGACGTAATCCTTATATGATTCACTTTGAATATAATGGCTATCGCATTGTTAGCTTTAAAGGTGGCAGATTACTGATACATGGTATGACGAATCCTCAACAAGCGATTACTTTAATAAACCAACTATTTGGCTAA
- a CDS encoding MogA/MoaB family molybdenum cofactor biosynthesis protein — translation MHTNVKLNQDIKCAVLTVSDTRDYKTDKGGKLVIELLSELNVSIDKSHYKIVKDEQEAIQMQVEQWLSEDIDVIVTTGGTGIAQRDVTIEAVSSFFTKEIEGFGELFRYLSYAEDVGTRALLSRAIAGTVNEKLIFSIPGSTGAVKLALEKLIKPELNHLVKEITK, via the coding sequence ATGCATACAAATGTTAAGTTAAATCAAGATATAAAATGTGCAGTATTGACAGTTTCTGATACAAGAGATTATAAGACAGACAAGGGTGGTAAATTAGTAATAGAGCTGTTATCGGAATTAAATGTTTCAATCGATAAGTCACATTATAAAATAGTAAAAGATGAACAAGAAGCGATTCAAATGCAAGTTGAGCAATGGTTAAGTGAAGACATCGATGTGATTGTTACTACAGGTGGCACTGGTATTGCACAAAGAGATGTAACTATAGAAGCAGTATCTTCATTTTTCACTAAAGAAATTGAAGGATTTGGAGAGCTGTTTAGATATCTTAGTTATGCTGAGGATGTTGGTACGAGAGCATTATTGTCTCGAGCAATCGCGGGGACAGTAAATGAAAAGTTAATCTTTAGTATTCCAGGATCTACTGGAGCTGTTAAATTAGCATTGGAGAAGTTAATAAAACCAGAATTAAATCATTTGGTTAAAGAAATAACTAAATAA
- a CDS encoding LacI family DNA-binding transcriptional regulator yields the protein MASIRDIARDAEVSPGTVSRVLNNDPTLSVSKDTRERIHRVANELQYQKSARKNKSIQIITYASRAKEMSDPYYREIRLAIEAEVKRLNLSLKRTIRIDGNDKNLDLYKVDKAGAIIVVGNFSTEALNTLREYNENIVVINNPNTPKSIDAVYSDLHYSMTNLLDEIKSLGMTQIAYIGGSHMIRDLAGTPFSNHTDVRYKAYREWCSEHQINEITMINGWKKENGEEAVKTLLNAHRLPEVFIAGNDMIAIGILQQIQYEKIAIPKDVKLISFNDLEVIQYAVPSISSVHIPVDEFGRTAVRMAEERINKTRHVAIHVVVEAQLKERNTFKTKRQS from the coding sequence ATGGCAAGTATACGAGATATTGCACGTGATGCAGAGGTAAGTCCTGGCACTGTTTCACGCGTATTAAATAATGATCCAACATTGTCAGTTTCAAAAGATACGAGAGAAAGGATTCATCGTGTTGCAAACGAACTACAATATCAAAAATCAGCTAGAAAAAATAAAAGCATTCAAATCATTACCTATGCATCTCGAGCTAAAGAAATGTCAGACCCTTATTATAGAGAGATACGCTTAGCAATAGAAGCTGAAGTTAAGCGTTTGAATTTGTCTTTGAAGCGCACAATTAGAATCGATGGAAACGATAAAAATCTAGATTTATATAAAGTCGACAAGGCAGGGGCAATTATCGTAGTAGGTAATTTTTCTACAGAAGCATTGAACACACTACGTGAATATAATGAAAATATAGTTGTCATTAACAATCCTAATACACCGAAATCAATAGATGCTGTCTATTCAGATTTACACTATTCTATGACCAACTTATTGGATGAAATCAAGTCATTAGGAATGACTCAAATTGCGTATATCGGTGGTAGTCATATGATTAGAGATTTAGCCGGTACACCGTTTTCAAATCATACAGATGTTAGATATAAAGCATATAGAGAATGGTGTTCTGAACATCAAATTAACGAAATAACTATGATTAATGGCTGGAAAAAAGAAAATGGTGAAGAAGCTGTAAAAACATTGTTAAATGCGCATCGGTTACCTGAAGTTTTTATAGCAGGGAACGATATGATTGCTATAGGTATATTACAACAAATTCAATATGAAAAAATAGCAATTCCAAAAGATGTTAAATTGATAAGTTTTAATGATTTAGAAGTCATACAATATGCTGTGCCTTCTATAAGTAGTGTGCACATACCAGTAGATGAATTTGGTAGAACTGCAGTGCGAATGGCAGAAGAGCGCATTAATAAAACGAGACACGTTGCCATACATGTCGTAGTAGAAGCACAGCTTAAAGAGCGGAATACTTTTAAAACAAAAAGACAATCTTAA